atagtgtccactgcctttaaagcttccAACGAAATAGAAAGCTGTAGAGAAGCATGAATAACACGCAAAACACGATAAAAGACGAACCTTTCTTTTTGCTCTGATCGAAGCTTTATGATCGTGTTGTTGTGCTGTTGTTTCAGAAAGTATTGAACACAAGTAGAATCCGTTTACGAAACTATTTTTATCCACACGCACGGTTTATTTCCCACGCTTTACTGCTTTCTTTTTGTATAACTTAAACAGTATTTTAGAAAGGCCATATTTCTCTTGTGGATGTGTACTGGGTATGAATTTGACTCCTACACTTCAAAAACTGGGGTGTGAAATTGAATGTCTTGGTATCTTGTGACAACATTGACACGGTGTTAATTTCACCAACGATATAGTAATGGGGATAAATAACACCATGTTAGTGTTGTCACATACCAGgaagaatcaatttaacaccccagtttttgcagtgcagTGAGATTCCACACTGAAATCTCACTTTTGCTCGAACCCTGTACTCAAATCTCTTGAAGTCCCGGCTCATGATAAAATGCTTGGAGGATGCCCACAGTAAAGCGTGTGTGTTTGCTCGCCTTAATTTACGACGTTATTTTGTACACTTCTCTCTCAGAGGTATTTCCAATTAACTAAATGTTGTCATGGCGACCAGACGCTTTAGAGAGTTTTATAACCATCGTTTGGGATGGTAACTCTTTGAAACGACTCCATCGTTGCCTGATGTAGAGGAGTTCATTCATTTGTCATAATTCTGTTAGAGTGTAGACggaaatttatatattttatgacCATCTGGATATATGGTGTGGTTAAACGCACATCGGCATTACAAATCTACTTATAATTGATAAAAATGAGCAAGTTGGCGACATAacgtttattttgtattttccttTTAGTAAAGGGATTGCTGACTGCAGTGTATACAGTGGTATCTGAAAGGGCGTGTTGTactttcatttaaaggcagtagacactattggtaattactcaaaaaaattattatcaaaaaaactcactcggtaacgagtaatggagagctgttggtagtataaaacattgtgagaaacggctccctctgaagtaacgtaggtttcgagaataaaagtaattttccacgaatttgatttcgagacctcagaattagatttgggggtttcgaaattaagcatctgaaagcacacaacttcgtgtgacaagggtgttttttctctcattattatctcggaacttctacgcaaaatatttgagctcaaattttcacaggtttgctattttatgcatatgttgagatacaccaagtgagaagactggtctttgaaaattaccaatagtgtccactgcctttaagggaataATAATACTACATACCGTGGTACCTGAAtgggtcttaaaggcagtgtggacttttggtaattactccaaaaatgaccaactttggtaaagagcactggataGCAGTTGATATTATATTGCTAGAAAGGACTAGAaagtcccataaatggccgactgtgtttgtcgacgaggtaaaaggaaaaccacgcaatatcgagtgacacttgtgtggatcattatattctacttttaaaatatctttctaatcatatgcattttataacaaacggttacaaacgcttttcaaagaccaactcgaccgatccaaggcaacgtgttcctttaagaaagtcTCATTGCACCATTGGGACCATGACGTCACCATTAGTCTCTTCTCGAGGTAATTACAAGCCCTGAAGGAAATAACTCTGGCCAATTTTGGCTAATTAAACTAATGACCCGTACCCACGTAGCAACTATCGACTGCAAAGCAATTTCCATACATTAATGATGTTGTGTACGTTGAAGCTCTATAGCAAAAGCTGTTGTATGATGtgtaaaatgttcacagttcaGTGCAAAATGTAAATGGATATGTTTTAAATTTACAACATTTATGAATAAGAACGAGACTATGTGAAAAGGTACAACATATGTTTGCAATGTTCTTGTCTAAAACCTTGTAAACTAATCTAAACAAAAATGCGTCCctcaaaaatacataaataagggaataaagggcggccaactcaccgacagcgcccgcaccaTCCGTAATATAAAAACGTCTTGCACTTAGactaaccggttataaacagagctccagctggtcattatcaaccgtttaaacacccccacgtgatgcgctctccaccaataggaatagcgaaactatTTATggatgaataataataacattgtcTCAGTGTTTCAATGTTCAATTTTTATTGCAGTTTCATATCTCACCATGCTTGTTTTCagttaattaaaaaagaaaagaaaaaaagatgcgtccttgaaaaatacaataaaataccttcaaaaataaagtaaaatacaaataaatgaataattataaCATTGACTCGGTGTTTCACCGTCCTTTTTTGCAGTTTCATATCTGACCGAATTTACCTTCAGTTTAATCTAAAATGGCTGCATGTAAATCAGAAAGAAAATAATTCATTATTATGAAAATGCGTTCTTTCCCACTAAAATCGATGTTTCACACAATAAACTGAAATGAGCCACAGAGCGTGGACTTCCTGCTGGCACAAAGTGCACACACCTAAGTGACTCAATGGGAGAACAAATAAACTCTTATATTGCATCTTTTATATATTCGGTCTGGGTTTTTTTAATGTCAAATATTGTCTCGAATCCATAAATAAAGAAATGCCGCGTCGAAACTATCGACCTGCAGAATTCTATTAaaggttttgggtactttttgcagcAGACAAAACACAGTATCCACTTAAACGGTTTGACAGCTTCCCTTCAagtataacttgctgaggttctgtagtttttcagaaatgagtaaaacaatgtcacgaaaatctCAGGAAATGAAAACCTATTTAGCATGATTAACATATTAATTTACCACTAAtttacgttgccttggatcggtcgagttggtctcgctgaaaagcgtttgtaggcatttttaataaaatacatatggcagaaagatgttttaaaagtagaatacaatgatgcacacaaacatgcctcgaaattgcatggtaaaagcttttttttttagaccaactcgtccgaacgaaggcaacgtgctcctttcaGATAACTGCCGTTTTATCTTGTGTAGAGTATTTTTtaggcattaaaggcagtggacagtattggtaattactcaaaataattattatcacaaaacctttcttggtgacgagtaatggggagaggttgatggtataaaacattgtgagaaacagcttcctttgaagtgacgtagttttcgagaaagaagtaattttccacgagtttgatttcaaaacctcaagtttagaatttgaggtctcgaaatcaagcatctgaaagcacacaacttggtttgacaagggtggttttttctttcattattatctcgcaaggtcgatgaccgattaagctcaaattttcacaggtttgttattttatgcgtatgttgagatacactaagtgagaagactggtttttgaccattaccaatagtgtccagtgtcttcaaattTCAACACTCaacactatttttttgcaatttatatATACATAATTATGTCGGCTTTTCTTTGGTCGTAGACAAATAATTTAAAGCTTTACATTCGACTCAAAGTTgattctttgttgaaaacgtgATAAAAAGTAGGACTAGACCTTCACATTTTGAAGTCATGTCTTCGTTATTGATTTTCCGGATGTGATCTACTTTCGCTTGTTTCCAACTCGGTTAAATTCAATCAAATACATCAGAAAGAGGCAAGTGTCGGCTAAACCATTCGCACGGTTTAAAGTTAGCTCCCGTTTGGTGTGTTTTACTTGGTCacataatgtttttaaaataattcaattgGGGAAATTTTGTCCCAGTGTTTTCTTCCTTCTTTgtggtggtgttgttgttgctgctgtggTTGTGGTTTTGATGTGGGTTTTTGGTCATAAAGTTTGTCTGTTCAATCGTTTAAAAACTGTTAACAAATTGATCCCTAAACCAACGCTACCACGCAACTCTTTCGAGAAAGGCACCTTATTTGGGGGAAAATTCCCCCTAAATTGAATATAACTGCACTGCTGCAAGAGCCAATGACTGTTACTCTCAGGTGGTGTAGTCTCTACGCATGCGTGCCAATGGTTTACGTACGTGGTACAGTTGATGATGAAGTGTCACTGCTCCCTTAGCACTTGGGTGGTATGTTATCAATTATAATAACGTGGTGTCATGATCTACGCATGATAGACAAAGTTCATAAAAATGCTGCATCGCTTTGCTAAGTTGATCAGATATAGTATTTCACTGTGAGACAGTTTATTGCGTATGTCTGTCCATGGTCTGTCACGCCAAACTCTGGTTGGTGTTTTGGAAGCGTTCCACATTTTACGAATCTTGCTGGAGTGTTATCCCGAGTCTTGTATTGGTTTACTTGTGTGTTTTCCTCCGAACCCTTCTGGCTTGAGTGGATATAAATTGAGTGTTTGATATTGACGTGTTGTCGTCTGAAGGAGGGTCATCGTAACACATTGACACCTTTCTAATAGTTGTGTTATCAACGGTCACTAAACATGGATGCAATGCCGAACTCAACAACCGATGACTCCAGTGAGATCTTCGCTAGGGTAACTTGGGACTGGTTTTCGATCGTCAAGGTTACCCTAGCCATCTTCGGTATCCTAGGCAATGCTCTCGTCATTGTAGTCTACATCAAGAAACTCCGTAACAGTAACTCCAACCAGCTGATCGCAATCTTAGCCATAGCTGATCTTCTAACATCTGTAGCCACCATCCCAAAACCTTCTCTACTAGTGGTACCAAACACCGCAGCAGGGAAAGCTTACTGTAAGATCATTGAATCTGATGTCATTATGTGGATATCAATAGTGGCTTCCATATTCACACTAACTCTCCTATCCCTAGAGAGATACTTTGCAGTGGTACGACCTCTCAAGCATCGGAGTGCATTTAACAAGGCTCGCTTGAGATATTATGTAGTAAGTGTTTGGATCTCGGCTCTTGCTCTTAACGTTGCAAGTTTTTACGTTACCCATGTGAGTGATGATAACGCGTGTGTACTCATATGGCCCAGCCCTGCTTTCCAGCGTTTCTACGGTGTGACTCTATTTATCGTGGAGTTTATGATACCAGTAGCAGTGATGGTGGTATCTCACTTCCACGCCATTAGAGAGTTGAAGAAACAAGCTGATGCACTCCTTGCCCGGAACGAATCGCAGTCCTCACCAGCTTTCTCGTTGCTCCGGTCCCGTCGCCTTGTGATCCGGATGGTCCTGATTGTCGTCATTACATTTATCGTGTGCTGGGCTCCGGATCAAATCGGATTCCTAGTTCTCAATCTGGGCGGATTATCGCCCAGTTACTTTGGGAGTTTAACCTACCGTTGTCTTACCGTCTTGGCCTTCATAAACTCTTGCGCGAATCCGATCATCTATATCTGTCTTAACAAGAACTTCCGGGCCGGAGTGGTCAAGCTTAACCCCTGTAGTGCCCGGGGGAAAGTCGGAGTATCGTCTGAAGAGGGGACCGCAACGATTCGACTACCTGGCGGTCCTCCTACAGGATAATACGTCAGATTGAACGCAGGGTTTGCCTTTAACTTTGTCAGTGACGGAACCAGATAGGAATTAActataaacttgcaggtacaaccatgtgtaaatctatcTTGTATGCGTGTTGGCTCTCAAAAGAGTGGGTGTGGTGTTGgcgtttcgaacagtatgcaTAATATGcctactctgctcatcttcagaagactgttcgaaacgtcgagaacAAATCgcttcttttcagagccagcacTCCTCCAAATTACAACTGGTcagtacccgcaagtttacattttaattaaatcaatatcttattttcaaaaccatgcaaagctttcAACACCGCAAGAAGCTGTTAGCGTGTCATTTCACTTCGTCAGCCTATTCATTTGTCCATGTCATAGATGTTGGTACTTTTCAACACttaactagccagccggaccacctTGAGAATCCATCGGACACACTGACTGTACAGCGGTCAAACTAATTACTACTTTAACTTTCCGGGTGCcttgtgatgacgtcataaaaTTCGCGTACACCATTGTACAAAGATAACATTAAAACTGACGTCACTTGAAACGTTGTATTAAAGTGATTATCGTACGTTTTCATAATATTAATTAAAGAAAGCTTGGATGTATTAAAATATTAGTATATTGCGCGTGGTGTAATAGTGTAACGTTGTCTCGCACTAGCACCTATacattttattaattgttttttttttattaaaatcgCACTTCAGCCGAAAGCTTAATTACGTGGATTCTACCGTATTGGAAATTACATTATTTAAACTCAAAGAGACAACAATATACAGAAATGCATACTAAAGACAAGAATTCcgtaaaatgtaaataatgaaAAATTGATTAATCCAATTTGGGGGAaaacttaaagggtctatgtaccttTTGTAGgaccaaaaaacacaatgtccacagatttacattaaacttacacagtttgaagataatgagttaaaagctttcctgaaaaaattacttgatgaggtgttgtagtgtttgagaaatgagtaaaacaatgtcatgaaaataatgtcgTCTCAGTAATCATGAGAAGCAGCAGATATTTTCCTGCGctcttaaatgcagtggacgctattggtaattactcaaaataattcctacaaaaagtacatacaccctttaaataTAAACTCCTTCGGAAATGTTGGCTTGTCATAATCCTGAAATTATAAACGAGTACTGTTTGCGTGGTCGTCTGGCACGTAGACCTAGTCTAGCCCCAGACTCATCACTTCCTTCAAATCACAACACAAAACATGAGCAGATAATTAAGATTAATTCAACCCAGAGAAGTTTTAGTTTCAATTTATAACCATTGACTTCTATTTTCCAATACAATTTCTCATTTCGTTATGTATTGCCATACTTTAATTTCATTGGGCTAATTTATCTACCAGGGTTAAAATCAAGTTTCGATATAATTATAGTCGTGACATACTTGAGCTAATAGTTACGGAAGTGTAGTTTTTCATCGAGGCTTTATTATGTTGTGCTCTGGCGGTCGTTGATCCAGGAAAATAACATGATTTTCTGGGATACATGTTGCCAAGCAGGAAGAATTGTGGCTGCTGGCGATCTCTTTTTTGAATTcatttaataaaacatttatttccacattcacatcacatggaggcatcatcctaaaagccgaggcttgtggcggatgtgcccgttacaagattaca
This DNA window, taken from Asterias rubens chromosome 15, eAstRub1.3, whole genome shotgun sequence, encodes the following:
- the LOC117300251 gene encoding trissin receptor-like, which gives rise to MDAMPNSTTDDSSEIFARVTWDWFSIVKVTLAIFGILGNALVIVVYIKKLRNSNSNQLIAILAIADLLTSVATIPKPSLLVVPNTAAGKAYCKIIESDVIMWISIVASIFTLTLLSLERYFAVVRPLKHRSAFNKARLRYYVVSVWISALALNVASFYVTHVSDDNACVLIWPSPAFQRFYGVTLFIVEFMIPVAVMVVSHFHAIRELKKQADALLARNESQSSPAFSLLRSRRLVIRMVLIVVITFIVCWAPDQIGFLVLNLGGLSPSYFGSLTYRCLTVLAFINSCANPIIYICLNKNFRAGVVKLNPCSARGKVGVSSEEGTATIRLPGGPPTG